A genomic segment from Diceros bicornis minor isolate mBicDic1 chromosome 5, mDicBic1.mat.cur, whole genome shotgun sequence encodes:
- the RORA gene encoding nuclear receptor ROR-alpha — translation MMYFVIAAMKAQIEIIPCKICGDKSSGIHYGVITCEGCKGFFRRSQQSNATYSCPRQKNCLIDRTSRNRCQHCRLQKCLAVGMSRDAVKFGRMSKKQRDSLYAEVQKHRMQQQQRDHQQQPGEAEPLTPTYNISANGLTELHDDLSNYIDGHTPEGSKADSAVSSFYLDIQPSPDQSGLDINGIKPEPICDYTPASGFFPYCSFTNGETSPTVSMAELEHLAQNISKSHLETCQYLREELQQITWQTFLQEEIENYQNKQREVMWQLCAIKITEAIQYVVEFAKRIDGFMELCQNDQIVLLKAGSLEVVFIRMCRAFDSQNNTVYFDGKYASPEVFKSLGCEDFISFVFEFGKSLCSMHLTEDEIALFSAFVLMSADRSWLQEKVKIEKLQQKIQLALQHVLQKNHREDGILTKLICKVSTLRALCGRHTEKLMAFKAIYPDIVRLHFPPLYKELFTSEFEPAMQIDG, via the exons GGCTTTTTCAGGAGAAGTCAGCAAAGCAATGCCACCTACTCCTGTCCTCGTCAGAAGAACTGTTTGATTGATCGAACCAGTAGAAACCGCTGCCAACACTGTCGATTACAGAAATGCCTTGCCGTGGGGATGTCTCGAGATg CTGTAAAATTTGGCCGAATGTCGAAAAAGCAGAGAGACAGCTTGTATGCAGAAGTGCAGAAACACCggatgcagcagcagcagcgagaCCACCAACAGCAGCCTGGAGAGGCCGAGCCGCTGACTCCGACCTACAACATCTCAGCCAATGGGCTAACGGAACTTCACGACGACCTCAGCAACTACATCGACGGGCACACCCCTGAGGGGAGCAAGGCAGACTCTGCCGTCAGCAGCTTCTACCTGGACATACAGCCTTCCCCGGACCAGTCAGGTCTGGATATCAATGGAATCAAACCAGAACCAATATGTGACTACACACCAGCATCAGGCTTCTTTCCTTACTGTTCTTTCACCAATGGAGAGACTTCCCCAACTGTGTCCATGGCAGAATTAG AACACCTTGCACAGAATATATCTAAATCACATCTGGAAACTTGCCAGTACTTGAGAGAAGAGCTCCAGCAGATAACGTGGCAGACCTTTCTGCAGGAGGAGATTGAGAACTATCAAAACAAG CAGCGGGAGGTGATGTGGCAATTGTGTGCCATCAAAATTACAGAAGCTATACAGTATGTGGTGGAGTTTGCCAAACGCATTGATGGATTTATGGAACTGTGTCAAAACGATCAAATTGTGCTTCTCAAAGCAG GTTCTCTAGAGGTGGTATTTATCAGAATGTGCCGTGCCTTTGACTCCCAGAACAACACCGTGTACTTTGATGGGAAATATGCTAGCCCCGAAGTCTTCAAATCGTTAG GTTGTGAAGACTTTATTAGCTTTGTATTTGAATTTGGAAAGAGTTTATGTTCTATGCACCTGACTGAAGATGAAATTGCattattttctgcatttgtaCTGATGTCAGCAG ATCGCTCGTGGCTGCAGGAAAAGGTAAAAATTGAAAAACTACAACAGAAAATTCAGCTAGCTCTTCAACATGTCCTACAGAAGAATCACCGAGAAGATGGAATACTAACAAAG TTGATATGCAAGGTGTCTACATTAAGAGCCTTATGTGGACGACATACAGAAAAGCTAATGGCATTTAAAGCAATATATCCAGACATTGTGCGACTTCATTTTCCTCCATTATACAAGGAGTTGTTCACTTCAGAATTTGAGCCAGCAATGCAAATTGATGGGTAA